Proteins encoded by one window of Roseofilum casamattae BLCC-M143:
- a CDS encoding cyanobactin biosynthesis PatC/TenC/TruC family protein, with protein sequence MAEAKGNRKKANAKAAKTTEQETASKTSSNEPEQSYILATGLEDYGRWKTMFKDHQRDKDEKPFRRGRIWC encoded by the coding sequence ATGGCAGAAGCCAAAGGAAATCGCAAAAAAGCAAACGCGAAAGCAGCGAAAACCACAGAGCAAGAAACTGCCAGCAAAACCTCATCCAACGAACCGGAACAATCCTATATTCTGGCCACTGGATTAGAAGACTACGGTCGCTGGAAAACCATGTTTAAAGACCACCAGCGGGACAAAGATGAAAAGCCATTTCGTCGCGGTCGAATTTGGTGTTAA
- a CDS encoding cyanobactin biosynthesis system PatB/AcyB/McaB family protein, whose translation MKLPKQSPPIKRPHFIKLHECVDVIHGRGDDLLHIRMDLMHGANYNDPAQFQYPAYSTLKMSSWGR comes from the coding sequence ATGAAACTTCCCAAACAATCCCCACCTATCAAACGCCCCCACTTCATCAAACTCCATGAATGTGTCGATGTCATTCACGGACGGGGTGACGATTTGCTCCACATTCGCATGGACTTAATGCACGGCGCAAATTACAACGACCCAGCACAATTTCAATATCCTGCTTACAGCACTCTGAAAATGTCCTCATGGGGACGTTAG
- a CDS encoding anacyclamide/piricyclamide family prenylated cyclic peptide, with protein MKKITKDLKPAIVAPVKRENVATVSRDGNAIGALYTERPSIEGDLYYFNPFAGDDAE; from the coding sequence ATGAAAAAAATCACCAAAGATTTGAAACCCGCTATTGTGGCTCCGGTGAAGCGTGAAAATGTGGCAACCGTTTCTCGTGATGGGAATGCGATTGGCGCCCTTTATACAGAGCGGCCCAGCATAGAGGGCGATCTTTATTATTTTAATCCTTTTGCCGGCGACGACGCCGAATAA
- a CDS encoding DUF29 domain-containing protein, with the protein MSAKLSQLYETDFNLWVEQTITYLRKGDLDGLDVENLIEEVADMGRNNRREMFSRLKVLLMHLLKWKYQSEKRTNSWINTIDEQREQLELLLKDSPSLNPYFAEIFSECYPKAVRAAVNETNLPKQTFPIDCPFTQEQVLDMDYFPEDNDLQEDLD; encoded by the coding sequence ATGAGCGCGAAACTATCTCAGCTTTATGAAACAGATTTTAATTTGTGGGTCGAGCAAACCATAACGTACTTAAGAAAAGGAGATTTAGACGGCCTGGATGTAGAAAACCTAATCGAAGAAGTTGCCGATATGGGACGGAACAATAGACGGGAGATGTTCAGTCGCTTAAAGGTTTTATTGATGCATTTGCTGAAGTGGAAATATCAATCGGAAAAACGGACAAATAGCTGGATTAATACGATTGACGAGCAACGAGAGCAATTAGAGCTTCTGTTAAAGGATAGTCCGAGCTTAAACCCTTATTTTGCCGAGATTTTCTCAGAATGCTATCCAAAAGCAGTGCGCGCTGCGGTTAATGAAACTAATTTGCCGAAACAAACTTTTCCGATTGATTGTCCTTTTACGCAAGAGCAGGTTTTAGATATGGATTATTTTCCGGAAGATAACGATCTACAGGAAGATCTCGATTAA